The window ATACTGATTCTATAAAGTTTATCGGATTCCCATTTGTGCTGACATTCAGTAAGGTTGACTAAATAGCGGTTTACGCCCGGCTTCTTTATCATTGCCAGCCGGGTGAGGATTTCGGCAGATCCCGCCTCTTGAATATTTATATACAATATCCCGGGGTTATCGCTTTTTTCCTTGTATTCCAACCCTAGCGCCTCGCGGTCGGCTCCCTTGATCTGTACAGGCTGCCGTCCTGTAAGAGGAGCGTAGCCATAGTCCTCGGGGCTACGGGATCCATCTTGCCTTATAATTCGACAAGTGCGAGTACGAGTTGTTTCCGATTCCTTATAAGTCCCGTCAGCAAAGTGCGCACGAACCCTCCAATACAAAGGACTATCTTCCTTAAGGTTATCCAGCAGTGCTTTGGTGACGTTTCCGTCCGAAGCCTGACTTTTGGCCAATGAGGAAGAGTAACCGTATCGTACCGTATATCCTATCGCTTCCGGTACAGTGGCCCAGACTAGGTTCGCCTTGTGCTTGCCGTTGGATACGCTTGTTTCTGCTCGGGCAAAAAGGTGAATTCCGTTCTTTTGGGCCATCACTTGGCCCGCCAGCAAAATAAATAAGAATAAGAACCGT is drawn from Fulvitalea axinellae and contains these coding sequences:
- a CDS encoding fibronectin type III domain-containing protein, with protein sequence MTKRIRFLFLFILLAGQVMAQKNGIHLFARAETSVSNGKHKANLVWATVPEAIGYTVRYGYSSSLAKSQASDGNVTKALLDNLKEDSPLYWRVRAHFADGTYKESETTRTRTCRIIRQDGSRSPEDYGYAPLTGRQPVQIKGADREALGLEYKEKSDNPGILYINIQEAGSAEILTRLAMIKKPGVNRYLVNLTECQHKWESDKLYRISIDGLARTALLFSLSDIEEIQPEISTEVLELYCETPQASLLRFTGTVKGGKPPYKVSWRVAETLNAEIESIPLKASEILEAPDQSSVLQANRPVGYYVILTAKDYCGREGMKVVYVDCDGEKPADSRIEFYLLEQNEKGKTGRGKKEFP